A region of the Muricauda sp. MAR_2010_75 genome:
CCAAGGAGATCTTGGCCATTGACCCTGATCACAAAGAGGCCAAAAAGGTCTTGGAGCAGATGTCCCAATATGAATCACCAAACCTTTTCCAAGATGAAGATCACTAACATAACAAGAAAGTACCTTTTCCTGAACGGTAACAGGGAGAAGATCGAACTGGAGGACATCGACCCCGAAATGGGACATGAACGGATCATGGAGCATTATTCCGCACTATATCCCGAACTGACCAATGCCAATGTCATGGACAAGGGCATTATCGATGGGTTCCATGAGGTGCACTTCCAATCATTGGCGGGAACCAAAGGTTGATGATATGAACGTGGATGAACTTTTGAACAAGGGAAAATGTACAACACCATCAAAGACCATCACCTCGCGGGAACTCACGGAGTTCCACAACGACCTGTTCAGGGCGTTCCAACAGGAAAGCCACACCATAGGGACAAGGCGGATGAAGGCATTGTCAAAAAGGACAGACTGTTTCCTGACCTGAACGTATGGCCCATTGCCCTTAACGATTTATCGGAAAAGTATTCAGGGGACGGACTTTGCCAATTGGCAAGGTTGATGGTGGAGACCACCCGAAAGTTCACGGGGAGGATCGATACTTGGAGGTTCAATAACGGGGACAGCCTGCAAGACCTTATCCTTAGATGTGCGAACAGGCTCAGGGACAGGGCAAGGGTCGATCTGATCGATGTGTACCGCAATTGTGACGGGGAATTGGAACTTGACCTCAAACGGTACATCGGGAACAAGGGCAATATCTACTGTATCAACCTAATGCCATTGTACGGCATGAAGCGCAAGAACAGAAAATTGTTCGAGATACTCCTATCCTTCATCAAGGGACTTCCCTTTGATTCGATCTTCGATACGTGTGAGGACAGGATCGACTGGATATGGACTTTTTTGATCGAGGAAATGGCATATTGTAGGGAAGCCCCCAATGAGGATTATGGGGAGAGATTGAAAGGTTCAGTTGATTTCCTGAGTCGCTACGAAAGGAAATACAACGACTTTCAAATTATGGACTGGAAATCCCGATTGGAAAGCTACCGACCCCAAAAGGATGTATATAGGAAGCTAAAAGAACTCCTTTTGGCCTCGGAAAAATTGGATTTTCAGGTGGTACAACGGATTTCCGTTCGTGATGGATATGAGAGCATGGTCGATTTTTACCATACGTTCCTGATAACCGATGATGGCGAGAGCGAATTTACCCGATCGTACATCAACATGCTCAATGATTGTTCCAACGAGTACGACCTGCTCTCCACCTATGCCCATGCGACCGTAAGCAACAATGGGATGGAGACTTTTGAGGAAGGACTGGAGGAGAAACTAAAGGTAGTGGAAAACTTTATTTGTGAACTGAACGAACAGATAGAAAGAATTTGATATGGAAAAGATCATGGAATTGGACATGGACGATCATTTGGTGCCAAAATTTGCATTGATAGGCTATGCCAGTACACCGAGTTATTACAATACGGAGCATTATTTTGCCTACCATAGGATAGTGGGGGAATGTCTTACAGCGGGGATGCCCTTGACCAAGGATACCGCGCGTAACCTATTCAGGTGCTTGGAAGGGGAATTGATAAAATTCTCCTTTAAGGGGCTTTTGCCCAAGAATTTGGTACACTTTGATTTTAAGGGAGATTTGCATTTGATGTGGATTGTCCACCCAAAACGGCACACCCTGTATTTTGATGAAAGGATGGGCATCCCGATAGGGCAGTACCCCCTCCCCAAATTGGTCTTTTCGTTAAAAGGGAACACGTTGAACGTATTCGCCCTAAAACGGAGCGATGTCCTTGACGGGGATACTGTATTGTACCATGCCCCTTTGCCCAATGTCAATGCACGGGGCAGGGTCTGCATGGGCAATGTTTCCATGGACTATGACGGATTCGAGCATTATGAGGACATCATGGGATTTATGGAAAAACAGTTCTTTTCCTCGGTGTTCACGGAAACCCACCATAACGACCTGATCAAGGGGAACCTTGTGCAGACGATGAACCGCCTAAATGGGAAACAGCGTTTTGACGATGCCCTTCTCATTGCGAACAACAAGACCATAAAACAACTTTATGAAAGATAGGATACATATCGCCCCCAATTATTTCTTCAATCCCACACACCCGATCACAATCTCGTTAATAGGGGTAGGTGGAAATGGCTCCCTTATGCTCGCAAGGTTGGCAAGGATGGACCATGCCCTTCGCCAAACGGGACATCCCGGACTGCACGTCAGGGCATTTGACGGGGATGTTGTCGAACCCATGAACATCGGGAGACAATTGTTCACCCCCCATGACCTTGGACAGAACAAGGTGGTCAATGCCCTGACCAAGATCAACCGTGCCTTTGGGCTGCAATGGGAAGGAATACCGATGAATGCCATGACCTTTGGGGATGATATCAGATCGAACATCATCGTGACCTGTGTGGACAATGCCAAGTACAGGACGGCACTTTCTTTGGCCTTGCAGCACCCATATAGGGGTTCCGAATATAGGACAATGTTCTACTGGATCGACATCGGCAACGGTAGTGACACGGGGCAGTTCGTTCTTGGTAGCCTGTTCGAGGAAGATAGAAAATTGGACGATGGTTCTTTGGAGTGCGTAAGCGGACTGAAGAAGATAACCGACCTTTTTCCGAATTTGGAAGACCACGATACCGAATCCCAACAGGGAAGGGGATGCGCCTACGCCGATCGGTTGATGGAACAGTCCCTTTATATCAACGATGTCTTGGTGGCCCACGCATCGGACTGCCTGTTCAGGTTGTTGTCGCACAGGCAACTATCCGTCCACGGGGGATTTGTGAACCTCAAAAGTGGAACGGTCAACCCTATAAAAGTCTAGGGAACTATGGAGGACAATAAAAAAGTGTTCATAAAGGCATCCAATTATTGGGCGATCCATGATATTGTCCTGTTGGGAAACTGGAGCAGGGTACAGGGAACAAAACTACAGGCACTTTACCATCTTGTACAGCGCAGGGGTAAGGTCTTGGAGGGCCCTCATGACATTAAATATAAAGGGATAAAGGTACTGGAATATGGAGATGGGTGTTACATCGGCTTTATCCGTATCGCTTACAAAGCGGACACTTTTTTTCCCTGCAAACTTCATGTGGTCAGCTTACAGGAACTGGTGAAAAAATGAACGGAAAAAGATTCGGTATCGAAGTGTCCTATCGGTCATTTATAGGGTTTTTGCGGGCCGATTTTTCATTTAACAGAAATCGAATTTAAAATCAAAGAATATGACATTTTCGGAACTTTACAATGATCTTCCCTTGGTGGGTTTTCTTTGGGTGGCTCTATACACTTATTTGGGCATCCTGCGCATCAAACGATTGTTGAGGTTGCCATTCTTATTGGTGATCATCCTTATCGGGCTTATCCCGGGTATCTGGTTTGTACTTCCCCTATTTGCTGTTTTTGAACTGACCATGCAGATCATGGGGGCGCTTATTTATTTCAGGTTGATCTGAACCTTCCCGCAAAGGTGGTTATTCTTTGCGGTCTTCTCCCTTTCCATATTACCCATAACGGGATTAATGGGAATCACATGAATTTATAATAGATTATGGTTTAGGTTTTTTGCAGAACTCCATTGCGTTCTGTTTGCCTTTTGGGGTCCAGCTTTGTTAAGGAGATTGATTAGACGACAATGATTATTTCTTGTCCAATCTTTTCCAAGTAAGCAACCTTGTATTCGGCTTACACAAGACCCTCGTAGAGTTCAAGTATGATACACATTAGGAGCAGTTTTTATTTTTCAAATCTCATTCTTTTATTTGAATCATAAAATTTACCTGTCCCAATCAATAATTTTTTATTAGGTTTTCTTTTAAAGGGTTATCCCAAGGCCTTGTCCTTGTAGATAAGAAGGTAAACAATCAAAATTTAATTTATGCATAACAAGTCAATTAAAAAATGCCACAAAATTATATTGTCATTTGATGATTTCCTTGAGTGTAAAGAGTATAATTTTTCTACCGAAGGTAAAGAATCTTTCATTATTAACCTTTCTTCACTTCCTGTCCAATCTATTGATTCATCTGTGTTATTTTCAGCCATTTCCTCAATCCAATTATTTACTTTTTTTATCCATTCCAAAGATGTCCGGCTCTGCACGTAGCCAAACATACCACATACTTTGAGATGTGATGAATGATGCCCCCTTTTGAAGCGTTCAATGCCTCCACGGATACCACAAACATACTCTTTGTTATTTGATGTCTCAGAGAATCTTTTTGCTTCAAATTCAAAAATAGGAATAGGCTTTCTATTTCTGGTTCTTACAAAAATTCCAATGTCTGTTTCTTTAGTCGATTCAGTTTGTGTAGGATTCTTACTAAATCGAAAAGGAAAATATCCTTTGGATTCATCTTTGCATATTTCCAGATAATGGACTAGCAAATCACTTATTCTATTTTCTTTTTCCGAATCGTTTAGAGACAAGTAATATCCTGAAAAGTCCGAAATATAATTATCAATGAAGGACAAAATAAGATTGACTTCAACATCTTGTTCTACACTAAAATCACTTGATTTTGGAGATTGGTATGACGGAAGCGAATCTTTAAGCATCTATGTGACGAGATTTGAAGTAGTCTGCAAAAGTTTCGTCTGCATCTCTTAATGCGATAGATGGTGACCAATAGCGTAACTGTTTTGGTTTTGCCAATATTACGGAATCGTGCCCATAGATTTTAATAATCTTTTGAATGTGGTAGCTTTTAGTTTGTTCATTTCTCAATGGAATAACCGTTTCTATATATTCCTCAATATCATAAGCGTTTTCGGTCTGAGGATTTAGTACTTCCGAGGAATACTCAAAATGTAGAGCAAAGAATTTTCCTGCATCTATGATTTTGAATAATTGAAATGTTTTTGAATTTTGATAAACACTATTCAGGGTTTTCACGAAGATATCAGAGTATAAAACAATGTCTGTTATTGAGGTGTCGTTAGATAATCTTTCTTCGGATAAATGGTTGTTAATGATATCCTTAATAATTATGTGATCAACTTCTGAAATGTGCAAATCTCCAAGATAAGGAAGATTGAATACATCTTTTTGCAATAAAGTTGATTTAGATCTGCTAACACCAGCTCGGGAACTGGTTGCAGTTAGATAAAACCTATACATTTCATTGTTTCTTATAACATCTCCAAGAGATATCAAAGAATCTACATCTTCAATAGGTGCGTGAATTCCTATTATTTCATTTTTATAAGTTATGTGTTGATCATAAAACAATACAGGGATGCTGTGCTTGCCAATGTTCTTTTTTATCAATAGAAGAGGGGGTTCAAAGATTTTCTCATTTCTTGGCCATTGATAATATTTGTCCGTATTTATAAATGTTCTATGGATACCTTTTTCGTCAAAATCCTCTGGTTCAAAAGATAAAGCGCCTGTTAAGTGCTCAGCTGTCGTGTAGCCACCTTTTTTCTTTTCAAAATCTGAATCTGTTAATTCACTATCAGGTTTGCCTTTAATAAAGCCATCACCAAAAACCCATCCGCTGTATTTTCTTTTTTCTCTCAAATAACTCCCAAGTGTACTTGCGTTTGATAGCTTTTTAATCAATTGAGATAATCTTCCGCCACCTAGTAAATTTGCTTTCCATACATATGGACTATTAATTGTATCATCCTTTGAAACCAGATGGAAATCATAATAATCAAATTCTAAGAATATCCGATTACTATTCGAGAAGGTACGATTTGCTACCAGATGCAATACATCTTCATTGTCAGGTGAAGACTTTTGAATAAAAACAGCAGCAGTAGCAACATTTTTCCTACCCCATAACTTGTCTGCAAGCTTGGTAAAGTCTATTACTTGCAAAAGGTTATATTGGCTAAATAAATCTTGTTTAAAGCTTAGGTCTTTTTGGTATAGCAATGGGCCTGATGGTTCAATCAAACACAGTAAACCTTCCTGTTTGAGAAGCTTTAATGATTGAACTAAGAAATGTAATGCTGGATTTTCGTCTGGAATTCTTATTTCACATTCATAACCCTTTTTCATTAATTCCTTAAAATGCTTTTTTCTGCTTGGTTCTTTTCCATTCACGGCGGGAAGGTTAAATGGAGGATTACCAATTACCAAATCAAAATTTGCATTTGGCTTTGTCATGATGAATTCAAAGAAATCCTGAGTGATAATGTTTTCACTTAGGTCAGGGAATTTCAATTTACCCCAAGTTGGAGGGTCTAGGTCAACTTCGTCCAGAATAGCTAGAGCCAGGCTAAACACAGATAGCCGAATGGCGTCAGGTTCAATATCAACACCATATATATTATTGAGCAAAAGCTCTTTTAAAACTGGTAAAGAAGGCTTAACGAGCTTACCTGTCTTTTTCCATTCTTCAAATCGCCACCATTGAACAATTCTCTTATAGGTTTTGACGAGAAAAATTCCAGACCCACAACTGACATCAATTATTTTAAAGTCCTTTTGACAAGACTTTATTGGCATGCATTCATCAACCAAAGTGCTGACAATCATTTCAGGTGTATAAACTATATCCTTGCTGTCAGTTAGTAACTCTTCATAAACCGAACTGATTACCTCGACAGGTAAATGAGTAAAAGAATATAGCCGCCAGATTATATATTGACTATCCTTGATATTTCCATCCAGATAATCTGCAAGTTTTCGAACTTCTGTCTGCTGTATAGCTTTTCTTGCTTCAATCTCATTCTCTTGATGCCATTCGAATATTTTACCGTTAAAGTCATTGGCCAATTTATCCAGTAGGTCCAATAATTTTCCTTTTCTGATGGTATCACAAAAATTGGAACATTGGAAATTCTTTTTAAAGTATGTTCCTGCGAAATAACCACTGGCACTTTTCTCATCTCTTTCCTCAAGATACTTAATAAGGAGGCTCTGGACCAAGAGCTTTAAAGCAACGTGTCTGTCTAATTCCGACTCTTCAACAAAGCTTCTAAAAATTTCCTTTAAGCCTCTGATTAAATCTCTTGTAGCAGATTCCTCAAAACGAAAATTTTGTTTTTCATTTTGCTCATCCCAAAATAAGCCAGTATCAAACTCCTTGGCATTATAATTCTTAATAGCTTCGCCTGTTAAAGTCAGTATTTCTTTGGTGTAACTATTCTTGTCTTCTTTTGGTCTTTTTCTAGAATCAAAGATGCTTACCGAAGATTTTTCGATGATTATGTATGCAGGAACCTGATAGCCATTCCACATTTGAATATGAATTCTATTCCTGTCCTCATTTGTTAGGCTTTTGTGGGTATAATCAAATAAATACAGTTGAGGAACAAACGACCTCCCATCATTGAAATATCTAAAGAAAACGGCATCCGCTTGAAATTTCTTCTTAGCTGTTTCTAAAGCAAAAAGAATATTTGGGGATACTAATTCGAAATTTAATTGTTCAAAACTATCGGTCAACAACACACCACTCTTCTTCTTGTCCTTGTCGAACATGGAGAAGTTCAAATCAATGATATGTTCCTCAAATAGTTGTGTAGGCATAATAAAGTATAGAAAACCCTTATAAGCAAAAATACATTTTTATGAACCAGTTTCTTAAGAAATCCATCAGCAATATAGGGTTAATTTCATCTATCTGAGTAGATGATTCAAGCAGAATCAGCATTTCCACAAGCTAAGACGTTACCTAGTGGAGCAAGGACTTTCATGGGAATTATTGTTGTTGTAAGCCGTTATTCTTTTAATTTTCAGTGAAAAATTCAATATCAATTAGATAGATGACACTTTAAATCAAAATTTTTCAAAAGGAAAAATATTTTCTTGAAGCCCTCAACTGAATGGAAATGATTTTTTACGTATTTGGTAAAGTCCACATTATAGATTTGACACGGTAAAAGGCCAATACGGACCTTATCATTTGTTCTATCAAATGTCGTTGCATAAAAAAACCAAATCGAATATTGACTTTTGATTCAACTATTATGTATTTTGAAAACCGTTTGAACAGAATCATGGGGTGACCAATTAGGTGTCAACATTTTTGCCCTATAAGGAACAGGTCAAGATCAAGACCACCATTCAAAAAACTGGAGAATTCCAAACTCAAACTTAACAATGAGGATTTTGTATTGGTGTGATGGATATTGGGTAGGGCCATCGTTGCATGAATGGAACCATAATTAAAGGAATATATGGCAGAAGTTGTTTACGACACATTAAATTTTGAAGGGTCTATTGATGAAAAGACGTTTCGCGGTACATTAAAAGAGCTTGGAGCCAAAGGGTCCAATATCTCTAAAATAGAACTATCAGGGGAACAATTGAACTCGCTCATTGCCGTTCTATTTGTATATGGACTCCATTATGATGAATTGGCGGAGGCCAAACGCCCCCGTTTTCTAAATACGCTAGTGGAGGAAAAGCTCCCGTTGTTCCAGTTGTCCCAACTATTTTCCAGACACCTGTTGAACAATTTGGGTCAAGGAGCAATGCATGAACTCCAACAGCTCCAACAATCGGAAAACAATATTGAGGATGTTCTCTCCAATGAAAGCTTGTTGGACTTTGTGGAAATGGAAATGCTCGATCCCACCACTTCCTTCCGAAAGTGGGAATACGGCCGTTTTGCCATGGCTTTTATGGGCCAAAATTTTTTTGGCCATATCAAATGGGACAAGATCAAAAGTAAAACAGACAGCCTTAAAAGCATCGGAGTGCTATTGGAAGAAAATGGCCATAAATTGGATTCCCAAGAAAAAAGATTCCTGCAATTGATGGCCAAGGGGATGTTGTTGCCCCAAAAAGTCAATATGTCTGAATTTCTGCATGTCGGTTCCTATGTACAGGAAAATATGATGGGGCTTTCGGTACGGATTAAGGAACTGTCCATGGTGTTGGAAAGCATCATTGAAAAGGAAATAGCCAAACAAAAGGGCAAGGAAGGGCCAAGTCTATGATCGGTTCGGATGCATTGCTCAAGCATCTCCAAAAATTGGGGAGGGAGGAGGAACCCTTGATAGGTGGCAATCAGTACACAGTCTCCCAAGTAAGGTTGGCCGAAAGAATCGTCCAAGACCTGCAACATGACTTGGAAAGGGCCACGAGAAAACCCAAACTGTCACGAAGAAGGGCGTTCATCGTCATATTGGAGGAACTCTACTACGATATACCAGAATATCCAAGTGAACTTACCCTGGAGAGTGTACATAGAAGGGCCTCATTGCGGTTCGAGTATATGAACCGTAATGTCAAAGTATTCAGGACACCGACAGAGGTACATCCAAAAGATCCATGCACGTATTATGAGGACAATGCCCATGGAAAGGCAAGGTATAGGGTTGCTTTGGAACATTTGGTGAACGGGTCATCCAAATACTTTCTAGAACCCAATGCCGAGGCTTCACTAAGGATTATATATGGGGAAATAATGCTTTGCTAATGATGGTACGATAGACTCTTAATAATAGGCCATTACTGACCAGAAATTTTTGATTTTAGCCATGTGGCGATTTAAAAATTCATTTGTAAATTATAAATCACTTTATTTTTTAATAAAACCATAAGCTGGATAAATGATAGAATACAATATAGAACCGAATTTGAAAGTAGATGAGTTCAGGGAGGTCTTGATAAATTCCACCTTGGGAAACCGTAGGCCAATAGATAACGATGACATCTTGAAAAAAATGGTTGAAATGGGGAATCTTATCATTACGCAAGGCATAAAGGCAAACTTATAGGCGTTTCCAGATCTCTGACCGATTTTTCGTTTTGTACCTACTTGTCCGATTTGGCCATTGATGTATCCTATCAGAAAAAAGGGATAGGGAAAGAGTTGATTAGACGGACCAAAATGGAAGCACCAGAAGCCAAATTAATTTTATTGGCCGCCCCAGAAGCTATTTCTTATTACCCGAAAATCGGAATGGCCCAATATGAACATTGTTATTTTTTGGACAAGATTGAAAATTTAAATAGATAAAGGTCAAAAAAAAGAATCAATGAAAAACATACTTCCCATTCTATTTCTTTTGTGCTTCTTAACTGGGTGCAACGACCAAAATGTAACCCATAAAGAGACAGTCACTAGATATTATAATGCCAGGGATGCAGTTAACTTTAATAAATTAAGAACACTTATAAACGATAGTATTACGATTGTGGCGGGAGATTATGTCATGCCCTATGACCAAGATGGCTTTTATGAAGTATTTAGATGGGATTCCATTTTTAGCCCATCTTATAAAATAATTGAGTTGGAAGAAAGGAATAATCAAGTCATTGTCTCTGTTATGATGACTTCTGCACGCAATGAGTTTTTAAAGAACAGCCCTATGACGTGCCAATATAAGATCTCTTTTAAATCCGGAAAAATTTCAAAGATTGAAGAAAAGGAATGTAGGGATGCCGATTGGGGTGTTTGGAAAAACAAGGTGGATTCCTTAGTGGGTTGGATCAAAAAAAATCATCCTGAACTTGACGGTTTTATTTATGATATGACCATGAATGGAGCAAAGAACTATTTAAAAGCCATCGAATTATATGAAATCGATAAAAACTCTTTGCCATAGAGTTGAACAAGCAAATTTCAATGTACAATAGAATTGCCCATATCGCTTTGATTGTAAGAGACTATGATGATGCAATCCAATTCTATACGCAAAAACTGGATTTTATTCTTCTTGAGGACACCAAGATCGATGAATCCAAGAGATGGGTGGTCATTGCCCCAACAGGAGCGAAAGAATGTAGCCTTTTGTTGGCCAAGGCCGCAAATGAAGAGCAATTTGCCAGAATTGGGGATCAAACTGGAGGAAGGGTCGGTTTTTTCCTTTTTACCGATGATTTCAGGCGAGATTATGACAAACTGGTGAATCGGGGAATAACCTTTGTAAGACCGCCGAAAAAGGAACCTTACGGAGTTGTGGCCGTATTTCAAGATCTTTATGGTAATTTATGGGACCTACTGGAACCCAATGGGAAAAATAAGGGCGTGATCAGATAAAAGATTTCAAGGTACAAGTAAATGATGACCTACAGAGAGATTCAAGAAAAAGCAAGAAAAGAACTGGGCAGGACAGTTAAGACATGTTGGATTGCAGATGTTAAAAGGGAACTGGGAATGACCAGTAGAGTTGCGTACAATCGAAAGTATAATTCCAAAGTGGTTTATCCATGTCCGGATGGTGCGGTAAAGCAATGGCTTTTGAGGATATTAAAAGACAATTGACAACAATGACCATACAAGAAGTCGAAGAAATTTTCATAACTGAGTTCCAAGCCGTTTTTGATAGGTTCACAATTATAGAAGAGGATGTATTGAGCCTTGCCAGTTCCAATAAAGACTACATTTATCATCCAGGTGTTTACGTTTTCTTTCTAAACGGCAAGGTAATCAAAGTAGGAAGACATCTGACCAATAGCAGGAAAAGGGCTTTGGAGCATATACGGGATAATACTAGAAATGAAGGTTTTGAAATGGGGGACTTGAACAGAAATATTGGGGTCAAAATTTTACTTTTTAACCTTAAAGATGCCAATGATTATCACTGGGCAGCTTCTGTAGAAATGTATCTTGAGACAAAATTAGACCCAGTCATTAAATCAAAGCGTCTAGGCTAGCCAAAATTCAAATAAACGATGGGAATCGATATACCGGATAATTATCCAAAAGGATGTTCCGGTGGCCTGATCAAGGAAGTGGTGGCAAAATGTCAAAACAAGATCTTGAGGCATGATTACGCTTCGAACATAGTTTTGGGAACCTCTTATTATGCCACTGTAGCTGAACAAGGAAACAATGAGATACATCATAGGCTTACTACACGGTTGATCTCTAACCGTGAAAGATCGTCTAAAAGGCAAAGGGAGTTGACATGGGCGATCAATGTAATTGGTGGGTTAAATCTAATAGCGGTACTTTTGAAATTGATCGGTCTATTATAGTCAAAGTTTA
Encoded here:
- a CDS encoding PRTRC system ThiF family protein; this translates as MKDRIHIAPNYFFNPTHPITISLIGVGGNGSLMLARLARMDHALRQTGHPGLHVRAFDGDVVEPMNIGRQLFTPHDLGQNKVVNALTKINRAFGLQWEGIPMNAMTFGDDIRSNIIVTCVDNAKYRTALSLALQHPYRGSEYRTMFYWIDIGNGSDTGQFVLGSLFEEDRKLDDGSLECVSGLKKITDLFPNLEDHDTESQQGRGCAYADRLMEQSLYINDVLVAHASDCLFRLLSHRQLSVHGGFVNLKSGTVNPIKV
- a CDS encoding class I SAM-dependent DNA methyltransferase, which produces MPTQLFEEHIIDLNFSMFDKDKKKSGVLLTDSFEQLNFELVSPNILFALETAKKKFQADAVFFRYFNDGRSFVPQLYLFDYTHKSLTNEDRNRIHIQMWNGYQVPAYIIIEKSSVSIFDSRKRPKEDKNSYTKEILTLTGEAIKNYNAKEFDTGLFWDEQNEKQNFRFEESATRDLIRGLKEIFRSFVEESELDRHVALKLLVQSLLIKYLEERDEKSASGYFAGTYFKKNFQCSNFCDTIRKGKLLDLLDKLANDFNGKIFEWHQENEIEARKAIQQTEVRKLADYLDGNIKDSQYIIWRLYSFTHLPVEVISSVYEELLTDSKDIVYTPEMIVSTLVDECMPIKSCQKDFKIIDVSCGSGIFLVKTYKRIVQWWRFEEWKKTGKLVKPSLPVLKELLLNNIYGVDIEPDAIRLSVFSLALAILDEVDLDPPTWGKLKFPDLSENIITQDFFEFIMTKPNANFDLVIGNPPFNLPAVNGKEPSRKKHFKELMKKGYECEIRIPDENPALHFLVQSLKLLKQEGLLCLIEPSGPLLYQKDLSFKQDLFSQYNLLQVIDFTKLADKLWGRKNVATAAVFIQKSSPDNEDVLHLVANRTFSNSNRIFLEFDYYDFHLVSKDDTINSPYVWKANLLGGGRLSQLIKKLSNASTLGSYLREKRKYSGWVFGDGFIKGKPDSELTDSDFEKKKGGYTTAEHLTGALSFEPEDFDEKGIHRTFINTDKYYQWPRNEKIFEPPLLLIKKNIGKHSIPVLFYDQHITYKNEIIGIHAPIEDVDSLISLGDVIRNNEMYRFYLTATSSRAGVSRSKSTLLQKDVFNLPYLGDLHISEVDHIIIKDIINNHLSEERLSNDTSITDIVLYSDIFVKTLNSVYQNSKTFQLFKIIDAGKFFALHFEYSSEVLNPQTENAYDIEEYIETVIPLRNEQTKSYHIQKIIKIYGHDSVILAKPKQLRYWSPSIALRDADETFADYFKSRHIDA
- a CDS encoding VOC family protein, translated to MYNRIAHIALIVRDYDDAIQFYTQKLDFILLEDTKIDESKRWVVIAPTGAKECSLLLAKAANEEQFARIGDQTGGRVGFFLFTDDFRRDYDKLVNRGITFVRPPKKEPYGVVAVFQDLYGNLWDLLEPNGKNKGVIR
- a CDS encoding PRTRC system protein C, whose translation is MKITNITRKYLFLNGNREKIELEDIDPEMGHERIMEHYSALYPELTNANVMDKGIIDGFHEVHFQSLAGTKG
- a CDS encoding GNAT family N-acetyltransferase, whose product is MTDFSFCTYLSDLAIDVSYQKKGIGKELIRRTKMEAPEAKLILLAAPEAISYYPKIGMAQYEHCYFLDKIENLNR